A stretch of DNA from Myotis daubentonii chromosome 12, mMyoDau2.1, whole genome shotgun sequence:
cccgccttcaaAGATGAGGAACctggagcacagagaggttatgttcttgcccagggtcacacagctgaggagacatgGAGACCTGATTTGACGCCAGGATTGCCAGGGGTCAAAGCCCCAAGACCTTAGGAGCATTTCCCAAAGCTCTTGGTGAGAGCTTCTCCAACATTTCCAGCTAACGCCCACCTGCCCCACTTCTCCACACTTGCCCATGTTGGAAGTGAGGGGAGTAATGTGTCAAAAcaaggcagcatggagggacacTCGTGAGCTGCTTATGAAgtttttgtgtgagtgtgtgtgtgtgtgtgtgtgtgtgtgtgtgtgtgtgtttagcccATGTCACGCCTGCTGGGGGAGGCCCTGCTGTCACCTCTGCACTCACCGGCCTGGGGCTTGCATATGCGGATGTCCACACAGACTTCCCGGGCCCCTTTGCCAGCCATGATGTCCTTGGAGATGCGCCGAAGAGATTTCCTCATGGTGCGCTTGCAGAGGCCTCTCAGGAAGCCTTTCACCTTGCTGCACACGCGGGACACAGCCTGGGCGATGGTGTCCTGCAATGGCAGCGTCACGGTGGGACACGGGAGCCAGAGGAGCTCTGCCCCGCTCTGCCACCCTGCAGGCCTCGGtagctctgggccctgggcagcgcTGGGTGGGAGGAGCTGGTGCCAGGTGGCCATGGGAGCAGGGACTGGAGACACAGGGCCCAGCTCCCACTCCCAGTCCCCAGGCTCTGGCCAAAGCCTGGCCAGTAGGGGCTCTTGAGAGAAGGCTATTGGCCCTGCAGGGTCACTGCCCCCTGTCCCACTGCCCCCTGGCTTTTGAGTGGAGAATGGTGTCATGGCTACCAGACCCACATTAAAGGCTCTGCCCATGTGGCCTCCTGGGTCAGGGCCTGGCTGGTTCTCCACCTACAGGGGCTGTGTGGGAAGGTCAGGAGGCGATCAGAGCTTGAAGCCTTGGCACCTTGATTTTAAAGTGTCTTGTTCTGCCATCCCCGTGGAGAAAGACACATCTGCTACCCAGGCCTGAGGGTGGGCCCGGCAGTGCCAAGATGCTCAGCGGGTTGGAggagtgagggggagggagacCATGGCTCTTGGTTGTGACACATCCACCTGTTAGATTTTattcagccccccacccccttctgctCCTGTAAGGGCGGAGCCAACTTGCCCGGTGGAACCGATTGTCCATCTCATTCcacagatgagaacacagagccTATGGTTGGTGACTCCTCAGCCCACGCAGCCAGTGGCAGATCTGGGATTTACCAGGGCTGACTTGGGCCCTGGAACCCGCCTCCCAAAGCTCTGCCCTGAGAACTGCCCGGAACCATGGCCGCTCCTCCTCCCACGTCCACACTCCCAGAATGTCGTGAGTTCCTGGGTTTCTCTGAGGTCCATCCACAGACGCTGGAGGGGCCCAGGATCCCTGCTGGGAACCCAGGGAGATCGGCCCAGGCCGCCCAATCCCTGAGCAGCAGCCGAGACCCCGCAAGCCTCACCTCGTCAGGCTGCTCTCCCACCATGTCCATCAGCTTCTGGATTATCCACTGGCACAGCTGACAGGtgattcccctcccctcccttgtgGTCGGCAAGTCACCCTGTCAGGAAAGGAAGGCCCTCGAGGCGTCTCCCACACACTCCCAGGCCAGCAGGTTCATCTATGATCTTTCTGTCCTAAGGGCCTgaaccaggctggccagccctTGCCCACCCCCCTGAGAGACCCCAGGACAACATCTCTGCCAGCCTGCATGTACCCCTCTCCTGCTCTCCTGTCAGACCCCAGAAAGCCCTCTTGGGGAGGGCCTAGCAGACCAATGTAGCACCAGCACCCCCAAGCCTAGGTATGAGCCAAAGCAGCTCaacctcccctcccactccctgctCCTCAGAGACCCCCAGCCCTTGCCCCTGGCATTGTccctggaggagagagaggagtgtCTGAGAAGGTGAGCAGGAACCCGGTACCTGGGGGCCCCCCTGGACCAGGCCCGGGAAGAGCTGCTCTCCATCACCCAGGGGGACCATTGCCAGGTCGGAGCACTCAGGGGTCACACCAGAAAAGGCCAGACCTGGGGAAGAAACAGCAGAGTCACTCCTTCCCACGGGCTGCCTCTCCCACCGGCCAGGTCACTGACAGGCTGGGCTGGACCTGGTTCTGAGGGAAAGGCCTCCGTGATGATGGCAAGaaagctggggaggggcagggagccgTGGGGATCCACACTGAGGGGCTGTCCTTACCTGGGGAGCCCAGGAGTGCcaagggaaggagcaggaggaccCAGGAGGCCATGGTGGGCAGCTGCCCAGGAAGTTCCCCACGCCCTGTCTTATAGAGGCTGGGAGCCCTGCAGTCTGACCTTGCCGTGTCCTTCTTCTCTGATAGGTCACCTCGCCACGTCACAGGGTTTACCACAAACACCGATTtggggagaagagggggagggagcggTACCTCGAGGGGGGGTACCATGCTCCCTATCATCCCCACACACAcagactagaccaggggtgggcaacctttttgtgagtacgtgccaaaaccagcaaaatctctgactcaaaattcttctgtgtgccaaccctaattttttgagaacatgttacgcctacttgatatctcttaaggtgtacgtacgtgaagaaccttgaagagataataaaattcattcgagcgacaaaaacgcagtagatgatgatgaaaaatacatttattttttaatgtatacatgtacactgatagtccgacagaaatctttatgactccgtttgatattatcagtgggacttttgctgctgcatcactgatgacagagattttacatcaggtttatatttcgtgaccttcagagatatgcacgagctactactttcatccgtcaggctactcctattatgagacttaaaattcatcactgagaacaaagattcacatgcgtatgtggatgaaaccaaaacactggtcggatctaggaaggcagggagagttaaggcagaggcatagaaattgctcttcctctctctctcgtTAATCCAcatctatggtctttaagataaacttgttatgtaaaattctttctttatctaagatgcacctacactgcatttatgtgaaaaataaaaaagtcggtattaagaaaaaaattgtaaatggaagattataagagagggtttcccgtgccagcaaaagttactggcgtgccatgtttggcacgcgtgctaggggttgcccacccctggactagaacTTTCTGAGCGGAGTGAGTGGGGAGACTAGACCCCAGCTTCCACCTCCTTTGGGGACTTTCACCTCCGActgcagagatgggagaggcacCTGCCAGGACCCTCCCTGAAGCACGTCCCACCCAGGCCCCTCAGGGCCATCGCTAAGGAGCCCACCCAGCCACTGCCCAGGAGGCCCCGCCAGGCTGAGTCCTCACCGCAGAGCAGCCTCCTTGTCTAGAACACGGCCCTTTCCTGAGCCCTGCAGGGCCTCCACTCAGCTTCTGTGAGCAGACAGGGATGGAGTCCCTTTTGCTGCCACACTGAGCAAAGCTGGGATCCTGCCGGGAAGAATAAGAAGGAATGGGAATCGGGTTGGCAATAGCAGTGTCGGCTACAGGAGGATTGCTTGctaaaaggcattttaaaggaAGAGTTGATAGGCCTTTGTAGCTAATTGGATACAGGACATAGAGGAGAGAAGCACAAGTTTGGCAATGTTTGgggcctgggaggctgagggACTGGTGGCGAAGCAGGAAATGTAGGAAAGGGAGCTTGTTTGGGCAAAGCTGAGTCTGAGGTACTGCATTTGCCTCAACCTCCACATGGACTGTTTGAAGGCAAGGCTGGCCTCACGGTCAGGGTGCCCACCATGCCTAGAACAGCCCTCAGACCAAATGGTCAATTGATGCCAAACTCAATTCACCTCATACAAGGAAACCAGGGCTCAGACAgacccaaggacacacagctctGAGAGGATGGTGGGAGGATCTGAACACAGGTCCATGAGACTCCAGGCCCCGAGTTCTCCCCCACTCCACACAGGTCCTGTCCCTAAGCGTCCAGGGCAAAGCTGCTACCCCTCTGGCAGAAGCTCAGACAACATCCCCCTCCTGTCCTCAGGCCTCTTCATGACCGAGGCCTGCTCTGAGAACTTGTGGAGACCTTGGGCTAATGTGTGAAGACCACATTAATTAAGGGGAAAGGGCCCCGGAAGGTGACTCATGTCTCTCTTTGTTGTGGAGTTTGCGGTGAGATCAGATCAAACATTCCAGTAAGTCCTTGCTTGGGGTGTTGAGGGTACAGAACACAGTTCCCCTAGTTAGTCACAAGCCTCTACCCAGGCCTCAGGGGTCTCGTGTGAAGAACCCCCAAGCAGGTCCCACTGTCTTCCTATTGGTGGGATCTGTGGATGGTACATGGCAAGCCAAGCCCCGGCCCAGAGTTCCTGCGTGAAAGTGACTGCTTTCTGTGTCTTCTTCAGGGACTCTGCTTCCTCTGAGGTCATGGAGATGCCctcttgttttcttctaggagttttatcgtttttagtttttacatttaggtctatgattcatCTCATATGAGCTGGGTTGAGGTTCCTCTGTTTCAGATCAATTTGTGgggggaaaattttttttccccattgaattgctTTGGCACTTTGGTCAGAAATCAACTGACCATATACATGTGGGTCTATCTATGAGCTCCTTATTGTAGCAACGACTGCTTCCATAATAATAAAGCAATACAGTTTTTCAAATGGCACAATATTTGAAGAGTTAATCTATAAGGAAGATAAGGATGACCAATAAACACTTGAAAAAGTGCTCAATATCATAAGTCATGAGGGAATTCTATATTAAAAGTACAAGATAATGGCATCAAAATGACGACAATTAAAAAGACaagatctcacttacatgtggaatctaaaaagaaaacagatacacacaaaaaaccaaaTTCATCGAAagagagaacagattggtggtgggtggaggtggtcaAAAcatacaaacttctagttataaataagtAAGTCCTGAGGATATAATGGTAATTATGGTTCATGATACTGTATTGTATGCTTGGTaattgctaagagaggaaaagTTCACCACACAAGACAAAAAAGTGTGACCACATACTAGTATGCTGATAAATGCTAACCAGACTTAGTGGTgaacatttcacaatatatacaaatatcagaTCCTTATggtgtacacatgaaactaacaTAGTATTAtatgttgactagaggcccagtgcacaaaaatttgtgcactcggggggtgggggttccctcagcctggcctgtgccctctcgcagtctgggaccccttgggagatgaccacctgctggcttaggcccgctccgggggattgggcctaagctggcaatcagacatcactctggaagcccgggagccctcgggggatgtccacttgccaacagggagcaggcctaagctgcagtcggacatccttagcgctgctagggaggcaggagaggctcctgccaccaccgctgtactggcagtagtcagcctggcttgtggctcagcagagctcccgctgtgggagcacactgaccaccagggggcagctcctgcattgagcatctgccccctggtggtcagtgtgtttcatagtgaccagtcattcccattctgctgttagggtcaatttgcatattacccttttattatataggatagaagcctggtgcacaggtgggggccggctggtttgccctgaaggttgtccgggatcagggtgggggtcccgctggggtgcctggccagcctgggtgaggggctgatggctgttttcaggctggccacacccactttagggttgggggtccccactggagtgcctggccagtctgggtgaagggctgatggctgttggcaggctattcaagccccctgccccagtggggaccctcaccccatggaggtttggccagtctgagtgaggggctgatggctgttttcgggctggccacacccccgttagggtggggggtccactggggtgcctggccactctgggtgatgggctgagggccattttcaggctggccaagccccgtggtgatggaagctcccagcctctcctttttttcgttttcctttttttattctggggtttatttaccttctataattgaaactttgttgctttgagtggagctcagagcctccgcggcaggtggggaagcttggcttcctccatcattgggacaaccaagcctcctgctcgctccagcttctTGGCTGccagtgttgtgcccagatttcaaagttcccaagacccccagggagccagtcagtccgatgcaaaagcaaaaagtcatctatttcaaacccgggtttggctcccctgccacactcaccgatgcaacggtaagctccagtggccgggagagagagagagaggcctgatgggacagggggttttaaaggggggtggagtgagggcaggagaggggactgtgggccccgccgattggccaggcgcgagtcgggtcatcctgggcgtggccagcaggggcctgggcttccgggaggaaggcactctcctgagcacatggcggccgccccaaaaatggaggacccagggcaagatggagggcgcagtcctagccccccccagggcgagctgagcccgggctccaggggccagtccggttgctgggggtccagtagatcgaccagttccagcccaggcaggaagtccacgtcctccgtctcgttcccgggggcgtcggcgatcacctcctcctccatctcctcgggcgagggcacgcgccccgccctgccgccgctgctgctgccgtgTGGGTctggtccgggggcggcgggcgggtggcagcttgcgccgggctcccgccgtgggctggggagtctgtgcccgaggccgccagcagcgtggtcaggccccgagacgactcgccctttcaccggccgccatcttggttgggttaatttgcatatagtcactctgattggttggtgtgcatggcttaaggcgtagcgaaggtagagtcgatttgcatgtttgtattttattagtgtagacgtGTGAGAGCTGCTAAGGTTGCTGTGTCCACCACTTAATCCCCAGCACATAGAACAGTGTGGGGGCCACAGACCACACCtttactgaatgaatggatgagtcaCCCTGACATGCCTCCGCccatcccacccaccacccccaccccacaaaaCACCAAAGGAAACAAGCTGCCTGAAAGCTTGCAAGTTTTATTCTCTGGGGCAgcgtcggggggcgggggcggggggaatctggggggaggcaggaggagggaggtgagagAAACTGGAGGCTGGCTCCAGAtttaggaaggaaggagggaccaggagccagggctggagtTCTTGTGCTTTCTCTCCAGGCTTGAGCCAGAGGCTAACAGGAGACCTAGAATGGAGAGAAGAGACAGCTGTGGGTGTGTGGGGTCTACAGGGAAACGGGGACTCAGAGCCACCTGTTGCTGCTCAGCACACCAGAGCCATATCCTGGAAGCCAGTAGGAGACCATGCGGGTTGAGGGGCCTTGAAGATAAAAGCCACAGGATCTAATGACAGGAAGCGATGGGGACCCACCACACACTAAGGGGCGACCCGTGTATCTGCAGCATCAGGGCCCAAAGCGTCCCTGAGGCTAGAGAAGCTGCCAGGGCCAGTCGTAGGCCCCCTCCAGCCACACCTGTTCTCTCTGGGCAGAGCCTGGGAAGTgctgggaaaggggctgggggagccctccctgcccagcaggaTTCCCCAGCCCAGCTCTCAGGCCCCCAGGGTCATGGGGAAGGATGTGGCCTCGGTTCCCATCCCCAAagatctgggctgggctggggactgGAGTTGATTGGGGCTCTGCTGTCTCTGAAATATCTCAGTCCCAGGGCATTTCCTGGTGGTTAAGCTCTTTATCTCATTCATCCTCATTCCAACCTCAGAAATAGGGATTATTACCCCCCGACCCCCGCCTTCAAAGATGAGGAACctggagcacagagaggttatgttcttgcccagggtcacacagctgaggagacatgGAGACCTGATTTGACGCCAGGATTGCCAGGGGTCAAAGCCCCAAGACCTTAGGAGCATTTCCCAAAGCTCTTGGTGAGAGCTTCTCCAACATTTCCAGCTAACGCCCACCTGCCCCACTTCTCCACACTTGCCCATGTTGGAAGTGAGGGGAGTAATGTGTCAAAAcaaggcagcatggagggacacTCGTGAGCTGCTTATGAAGtttctgtgtgagtgtgtgtgtgagtgtgtgtgtgtgtgtgtgtgtgtgtgtgtgtgtgtgtgtgtgtgtgtgtgtttagcccATATCACGCCCGCTGGGGGAGGCCCTGCTGTCAcctctgcactcaccagcctgGGACTTGCATATGCGGATGTCCACACAGACTTCCCGGGCCCCTTTGCCAGCCATGATGTCCTTGGAGATGCGCTGAAGAGATTTCCTCATGGTGCGCTTGCAGAGGCCTCTCAGGAAGCCTTTCACCTTGCTGCACACGCGGGACGCAGCCTGGGTGATGGTGTCCTGCAATGGCAGCGTCACGGTGGGACATGGGAGCCAGAGGAGCCctacccagctctgccaccctGCAGGCCCCGgcagctctgggccctgggcagcgcTGGGTGGGAGGAGCTGGTGCCAGGTGGCCATGGGAGCAGGGACTGGAGACACAGGGCCGggctcccactcccagcccccaggctctGGCCAAAGCCTGGCCAGTAGGGGCTCTTGAGAGAAGGCTATTGGCCCTGCagggtcgctgccccctgtcccaCTGCCCCTGGCTTTTGAGTGGAGAATGGTGTCATGGCTACCAGACCCACATTAAAGGCTCTGCCCATGTGGCCTCCTGGGTCAGGGCCTGGCTGGTTCTCCACCTACAGGGGCTGTGTGGGAAGGTCAGGAGGCGATCAGAGCTTGAAGCCTTGGCACCTTGATTTTAAAGTGTCTTGTTCTGCCATCCCCGTGGAGAAAGACACATCTGCTACCCAGGCCTGAGGGTGGGCCCGGCAGTGCCAAGATGCTCAGCGGGTTGGAggagtgagggggagggagacCATGGCTCTTGGTTGTGACACATCCACCTGTTAGATTTTATTCAGCCCCCCACCACCTTCTGCTCCTGTAAGCGCATAGCCAACTTGCCCGGTGGAACCGATTGTCCATCTCATTCCACGGATGAGAACACAGAGCCTATGGTTGGTGACTCCTCAGCCCACGCAGCCAGTGGCAGATCTGGGATTTACCAGGGCTGACTTGGGCCCTGGAACCCGCCTCCCAAAGCTCTGCCCTGAGAACTGCCCGGAACCATGGCCGCTCCTCCTCCCACGTCCACACTCCCAGAGTGTCGTGAGTTCCCAGGTTTCTCTGAGGTCCATCCCAGGCCGCCCAATCCCTGAGCAGCAGCCGAGACCCCGCAAGCCTCACCTCGTCAGGCTGCTCTCCCACCATGTCCAACAGCTGCTGGATTATCCCCTTGCACAGCCGACAGGTGACGCCCTTCCCCTCCCTTGTGGTCGGCAGGTCACCCTGTCAGGAAAGGAAGACCCTCGAGGCGTCTCCCACACACTCCCAGGCCAGCAGGTTCATCTATGATCTTTCTGTCCTAAGGGCCTgaaccaggctggccagccctTGCCCACCCCCCTGAGAGACCCCAGGACAACATCTCTGCCAGCCTGCATGTACCCTTCTCCTGCTCTCCTGTCAGACCCCAGAAAGCCCTCTTGGGGAGGCCCTAGCAGACCAATGTAGCACCAGCACCCCCAAGCCTAG
This window harbors:
- the GNLY gene encoding granulysin codes for the protein MASWVLLLLPLALLGSPGLAFSGVTPECSDLAMVPLGDGEQLFPGLVQGGPQGDLPTTREGRGITCQLCQWIIQKLMDMVGEQPDEDTIAQAVSRVCSKVKGFLRGLCKRTMRKSLRRISKDIMAGKGAREVCVDIRICKPQAGLLLASGSSLERKHKNSSPGSWPLLPS
- the LOC132213790 gene encoding antimicrobial peptide NK-lysin-like, with the translated sequence MASWVLLLLALAFLGSPGLAFSGVTPECSDLAIVPLGDGEQLFPGLVQGGPQGDLPTTREGKGVTCRLCKGIIQQLLDMVGEQPDEDTITQAASRVCSKVKGFLRGLCKRTMRKSLQRISKDIMAGKGAREVCVDIRICKSQAGLLLASGSSLERKHKNSSPGSWSLLPS